A stretch of Buteo buteo chromosome 21, bButBut1.hap1.1, whole genome shotgun sequence DNA encodes these proteins:
- the JAGN1 gene encoding protein jagunal homolog 1: MASRGGPRATGTDGSDFQHRERVASHYQMSVALKSEIKKLIYTHVGIWLLLLAQMCVGHLKLLPHDQVAMPYQWEYPYLLSILPSLLGLLSFPRNNISYLVLSMISTGLFSVAPLIYGAMEMFPMAQQLYRHGKAYRFIFGFSAVSIMYLVVVVAAQVHGWQLYYSKKLLDSWFTSTQEKKKK; this comes from the exons ATGGCCTCCCGCGGGGGTCCCCGCGCCACCGGCACCGACGGCAGCGACTTCCAGCACCGGGAGCGCGTGGCCTCGCACTACCAGATGAG CGTGGCCCTCAAGTCGGAGATCAAGAAGCTGATCTACACGCATGTGGGcatctggctgctgctgctcgcCCAGATGTGCGTGGGGCACCTCAAGCTGCTGCCCCACGACCAGGTGGCCATGCCCTACCAGTGGGAGTACCCCTACCTGCTCAGCATCCTGCCATCCCTCCTGggcctcctctccttcccccgcAACAACATCAGCTACCTGGTGCTCTCCATGATCAGCACCGGCCTCTTCTCCGTGGCTCCCCTCATTTACGGGGCCATGGAGATGTTCCCCATGGCACAGCAGCTCTATCGTCACGGCAAAGCTTACCGCTTCATCTTCGGCTTCTCTGCTGTCTCCATCATGTacctggtggtggtggtggctgcCCAGGTGCACGGCTGGCAGCTCTACTacagcaagaagctgctggacTCCTGGTTCACCAGCAcgcaggagaagaaaaagaaatga